A single Lactuca sativa cultivar Salinas chromosome 8, Lsat_Salinas_v11, whole genome shotgun sequence DNA region contains:
- the LOC111913082 gene encoding uncharacterized protein LOC111913082 has translation MVLQDLWIWHDFFGSPGSINDINVLNRSPIFNNLYDISTPDSFFQVHGTPYKYGYYLVDVVYLEYVVFVKSFTYPNDSRRKKFKRAQERARKDVERAFGVLKKYEGRAICTYDTYETIPETLPLEIGGDKYMDRKAEIHNNETFHNLRMNLVEHLYGIQNIDLNLDPPKDNEDEF, from the exons ATGGTGTTGCAGGATCTGTggatttggcatgatttttttgGTTCTCCTGGTTCGATTAACGACATCAATGTTCTTAATCGTTCACCGATATTCAATAACTTATATGACATTTCGACACCTGATTCTTTTTTTCAAGTGCATGGAACGCCATATAAGTATGGTTATTATCTTGTTGATGTGGTCTATCTTGAATATGTTGTTTTTGTTAAATCATTTACATATCCAAATGATTCTAGAAGGAAAAAATTCAAGAGGGCTCAAGAGAGAGCTAGGAAGGATGTTGAGAGAGCCTTTGGAGTGCTTAAGAAAT ATGAAGGAAGAGCAATATGTACGTATGACACATATGAAACCATCCCCGAGACACTACCATTAGAGATTGGTGGCGATAAATACATGGATAGGAAAGCAGAGATACATAACAATGAAACATTTCACAATCTTCGCATGAACTTGGTGGAACACCTTTATGGGATTCAAAACATTGATCTCAATTTGGATCCACCAAAAGACAATGAAGACGAATTCTGA